The Microbacterium sp. zg-Y1090 sequence ACATGACCGATCTCCCCGCGGCCGGCCGCGAGGAGCTCGTGCACGGGCTGCTCCCTCCGCTGCTGACGGAGGTCAAGCGCCTCGAGACCGACCGCGGCGACACGATCAAGTTCCTGTGGAAGCTGCACGACGGCGCCCTCGTCGAGTCGGTGCTCATGCGGTACCCCGGCCGCATCACGCTGTGCGTGTCGAGCCAGGCCGGCTGCGGCATGAACTGCCCGTTCTGCGCCACCGGCCAGGCGGGCCTGACCCGCAACATGTCGGCCGCCGAGATCGTCGACCAGGTCGTGCGCGCCAACCGCCTCATCGCCGAGGGCGGCCTCGGCGACCCCCGCAAGGTGGGCCACGAGGGCGAGCGCGTCACCAACATCGTCTTCATGGGGATGGGTGAGCCCCTCGCCAACTACAACCGCGTCATGCAGGCCGTCCGCACGATGGTCGACAAGAAGCACGGCCTGGGTATGAGCGCCCGTGGCGTCACGGTGTCGACGGTCGGCCTCGTGCCGGCGATCCGCAAGCTCGCCGATGAGGACATCCCCGTCACCTTCGCGCTCTCGCTGCACGCCCCCGACGACCTGCTGCGCGACGAGCTCATCCCGGTGAACTCCCGCTGGAAGGTCGACGAGGCGCTGGATGCCGCCCGCGAGTACTTCGACAAGACCGGCCGCCGCGTCTCGATCGAATACGCCCTCATCAAGGACATGAACGACCACGCGTGGCGCGCCGACCTGCTGGCCGAGAAGCTCAACGCGCGCGGCCGTG is a genomic window containing:
- the rlmN gene encoding 23S rRNA (adenine(2503)-C(2))-methyltransferase RlmN, which codes for MTDTSPVRATKPRQVRPATEGWSQKKDAEGRPLLQFASPKRGKPPVHLADLTPEQRVEKVTELGMPGFRAAQLEKHYFTHYTADPAHMTDLPAAGREELVHGLLPPLLTEVKRLETDRGDTIKFLWKLHDGALVESVLMRYPGRITLCVSSQAGCGMNCPFCATGQAGLTRNMSAAEIVDQVVRANRLIAEGGLGDPRKVGHEGERVTNIVFMGMGEPLANYNRVMQAVRTMVDKKHGLGMSARGVTVSTVGLVPAIRKLADEDIPVTFALSLHAPDDLLRDELIPVNSRWKVDEALDAAREYFDKTGRRVSIEYALIKDMNDHAWRADLLAEKLNARGRGWVHVNPIPLNPTPGSIWTSSDKDVQDEFVRRLNDAGVPTTLRDTRGKEIDGACGQLVATEDDEVAAAGVTPVS